In the Populus trichocarpa isolate Nisqually-1 chromosome 1, P.trichocarpa_v4.1, whole genome shotgun sequence genome, ccacgttaataaaaaaaaacttggaaatcGTTACATAGCTTCATTGTGATGcgcctttttttcttcttcatttttatttttatttttatttctcaatttcatcatctttttttttatcaattgtcCGAATTGTTCTTGAACCGGCCAAGTTAGTTGGATCATGTCAGAACAACtttcatatgatttaattttaaacctaggCTAAGAAAGGAGATAGATcgagggtttgtttttttttgtcaatttcatcataatcattttttttactggtcAACTAGGTTACCTTTTGACATGCCAAGTCGATTAGGTCACGTCAAGACAACTCTCACAAGATTTAGTTTTAAAGCCAAGTTAAGCCAAGCAAAAATttggattgagaattttttttgtcaatttcatatttttcttttctcaatttctaCTTTAGACTGTTTTTTTACTGGtcaaccaaattattttttgaccaACCAAGTCGATTCGGTCATGTTAGAAAAACTCGCACAcggtttaatttttaacttggaCTATACAAGAACTTGGGTCTGAAGGGTTTATTTatgtcaatttcatcatttcccCCCATTTTCatcctcaatttcttttaacTGGTTAACCGAGATGTCTTTGAATCGGCCAAGTTAAATGAGATATATTAAGATAACTTCTACATAGTTTAATGTTAAATATATGCTAGATAAGAAGTCAGATAAGAAAATATCAAGATTAACCAactaaatcaagtttaataaaaatatcaaatagttctgtatgatattaatattttttattaattttttaaaaaactttttatatgaCTCATAGCATGACATGCAGTGTAAACTAGTTGGAAGTAATTGTCCAACTTGTGATGCTATAATGGTGCAACACCCTATGGGTGCTTGACATTGAACTCTTGTAACATTGTACAAGAAAATAAGTTTACACTTTCATTGTCGGTTAAAGCTTTCGATATTACATCGTAAGATGATAATATATCAAGAcgcatcattttaataaaatcataataaaaaaagattttgaaatataattacgAAAAGTACTAATATCTTTGATAagtgtcatttaaaaaaaaaataatggagaaagctgtcatttgaataaataaaaaggaacctAAATAAGCCATTGTGCTAGTGGttggaaacaaaaacatttttctttgaaagtAACGTTTGCTTTGATTTCGAAGAAAAGCAAGTATTAcctaaacattgttttttaataataaaaaaaaagtaactaagATTATTCGTGTTTTAGAAACATTGGACCCTTTCTCCAATTTGTATTTAGCATTCGAGTCCGTAAGATATAAAGTacatttaaaacttgatttttaaaataaaaaatcgaaaaacatagaaaaactaaaaaaaaattagttttaaaggaaaacaaaaaatgaattataaaaagACCCTTGTCGGCCAAGACACATCAAATAATATAACGGAAGCTTGATTTGAACCACCATCATCAGTTACATACGCTGCTCGAAAGCGACAGAGAGAATGATGTGTGTCAGGCACACATCAGtagccttttattttatgtgcgAAAAACCAAAAATTCCCCTTTGactaaacaacaataacaaaatacCCTTATGAGGTTACAACCAAGCCCTTGAAGCCAaggctaaaaaatttaaatagcaAGGATAATGGAGTTATCCAactattcataaaattatataaaaaaaatgctcttggactaaataacaataacaaaagaaaaccagtaaaaaatgacaatcaaGCCCCTGAAATCAAGACTAACAAATTTGCATATTAAAGATACCTGTGTAATTTAACTattcataacaaaattaaaaccaCCACACAACTCCTAAATCAAAGATTTTAATTGTTTACTTTTCAAGGGCAATACAATAAATacactattattaaaaaatataaagtcagTGCTACGcccaaataaattaagaataacaAATTGATGTTGTGCAAAAATCATCCTACCCCTCACCCTCAGCtaaagctttaaaaaaatacaagaataaagGTTAAAAGGGCAATTTTACTTAGTCCTGAacccattttattattttacttaacTAAcccttctatttttgttttttttttaaaaaaaaaaactttaattatttactGGGAGTGCATGTGTGAAAAGCTAACACGTGGAAAGATATTGTGACCAATGAGATTGGTCCGATCGCAATTATGTAATGATGCTTGAAGTTGGTATCGTGGGAAGTTTGCTGAAAACAATAGAGAGAGTATTTATTATAAATGCTTCCTTCTGAAGCCTCCTGCGCTACAGTATCCAAATCAACTACACCTACAGCGACATCCCTTTATCCTTCGAGGAAAAACCTCAAAATATTGTCTTCTACGCGGTTCGGAACCACTCTAATTTATCTCtaaaggtgttttttttcttcaaattacttcttttagattgttttgacaataaattttaaaaaataaaaaattattttaaaatatttcaaaatactctaaaaaaacaacatgtttCTGTTTTTAATGGAAATCTACAGTAGAGTAGTTagctttttttaaagtgaatctccttttcttttctgagtGCAGTTGCTGGTTTCTTAGTGCAGTTGCTGGTCCCGATCGCCTTGTGATTGGCGCATGATCAACTTTCTAAAGTAGAGATCTTctagattgtttttatattttaaaagtattttagaaaaaattaaatttttttattttaaattaatattgttttaatatttttaaattattttgatgtgttaatatatttttaaataaaaaacattttaaaaacgtAATCCAAATATAAACTTGCAGATAACTACGTCTTACCGACGGGGTGGCTGAGAATGTTCAGGTATCCTCTTCAAGTAGATACCCTCTCCGCTCGGGCAAACCCCGACCACCACACAACTTTCAAGGGGTACTAAAATCTTGATTTCCTGGTCCATATGCCCCTAATGAAAGGGTATTTTAGTAATGTTATTGTAGAACACGACACGATCGCACATCTCTGTCCATCGCAGTTTCTCCATGGTCTATATATAGAGAGGTGTACTTGCTGGGTTTTGACACACCAACCGAGGAACCACCAGCCCCTCCTaactcttcctcttcttcttcttcaagattaaaaaaaagaaaagatgaaccGAGCTAAGCATCCAAACCTACGAGTCCTGAGTAAGCTAACAGAGTCTCGGATTCTAAAGAAAATAACCCAATTCCTACTCTCAGTTTCAGTGTTTTCCTTGCTTTTATCTAATTATTCCTCTGGGCCTTCTTTCCTTCATTCCTTGTACTTCTACTTGTCTACAGTCCCTGTCCAGTTGTTTACCCATACCTTAGACAAGAACTGCATCTTCCTCCTCTGCAATGGACTCCTAGTTTTCGTCGCTAGATACTCGGGTTTGGCCCCCACTATTGATGATCATCAGTCTTTCAAGAAGTATGAAGATGCCACATCGGAGTCTAGAATGCCAGTGCAGCAGGGGGATGGATCAGGTTTGGTGGAGAATGTTGATGGTTTCCTGCAAGAAAACATTGCTGTCACGAAAGAAGATGGGTTCGTGAATGATAATGATCATGGACGAACAGAAGATAGAGAAATTGAGGAGCTCATCGTGGGAGATCGAGAAGAAAAGGATGATGACAAGGGAGATGGAGGAATTGGGTTCTTGATTATTGGGAAAGAAGGAGACCATGGAAGTGAACTTTCTCTTCAAGGACACGAGGAGGTAGAGTCCTTGAATGATGAGGAATTCCATGCCACTACTCAAGAAGAATATCAAGCAGAATATTATGTCGACGATGGTGAAGAAAATGGAGTGCTGAGTACACAAGAGTTGAACGAGAAGTTTGAAGAATTCATTAGAAAGACGAAAGAAGAGATAAGAACTGAAGCTCAACAACAATATCTAGTCATGGctaattaattcatattatCAGCCAATTATCATGTCTGTAAACGATGTATAATTGTCTCGTTCTGTTTAATATAGACAGCCTTATTAATCACATTAATCTATATagtttgtcttcttcttcttcttcttcttcttgaactTTAATCTAGCTACTGGCATCTAACACAATTAGAACTTAGAAGCCACAAATATTTGCATGGCTTTCATCCATCCGTAGCTTCATTAGCAATATTCATCAGTGTATCCAGTATTTCTCGCGAAACAGTTCAACAGTCGTCGTAATTTGTCAAACTGAGAAACTTTTATCGACAATTTGCAAGAGATCTAAATATTTGTGGTTCTTAATTATATAATCATGTCCATGATGCTGAAGAgttaatttaatgttattattttggACTAAGATCAGGCCCATATATGACAATGATATTCATGTCGAGATTGAAATCAGGAGGACCTGCTGTAATTATATAAGACAAAAGATGAAAGATTGACAAATTTTGTCCGCCTGCAATATTGCAGAAGTCCATTGGAGAGAGTAATTCACAATTACCCCCTTTACTTGGGAACTTCTTTTGCCAAAAGTAATGCTCATAATGGTCGGTGAAAGCATTCACGGATCAAGTGATATATGAATAGAAATGGCTTTTATCGTATGGTTAAGTTATATATGAATTATCTAACCTAAAAATCAAGAATAGTAAGTTCTtagttaactaaaaaaaaacttagaataacaaaaacatattatatttgtcaaaaaaatgaaaaatcatattaatacgGATTCATGTCATGGATACTGatcaaaaaatgcaaaatactattttcttgaatatcatttaaaaaagttttgttttcaaattttttatttttctacgaTATACGATTTTATTGGTTCACCAATATTATGAAGAAATTTATATTAAGCTATGttatagaaaaaacagaggattgtttttggttttttttatttcatgctaAGAAAAGTGctttgatttatttcaaaatactgCAATTGATCATATGCGTAAAAAATAAGCTAATTCTGCAGCTTTCAATTTCTTGTGGAGTCAAATTCTCATCACCACAAGTCAAAGGATTAGCCTATGgcctttgataaaataatatcttttataaaGAGTCCAAGTaaaatgttatgattttttcccaacaaaaaaatatagtattccttctttgttttttttatcgaatCAATCATTACCATTACCTACCTTCCATAAAATTATGCACCAAAATTAagagttaataaataaatgaagaaatcaTTTAGCAAGTGATACAATGGTAAAAGCTTAAAATTAAGGAGGTTGCTCTCTTTATAATCTCAGGTTCAAGCTCTGCAATTGTTAATATAATAGCCACCAgaaacttatatggtcgttaacttcagggcccgtgagattagtcgagatgtgcGCAAGCTGGTCCAAATACTcacattaatcaaaaaaataattaacaaattgaAGAGCCCATAGAAAGATATCCGATCCCTtgtggaaaataaattattttgtgagacaataataaatatatcaagtttttattaagataactggaaatttcaattaataaaaacctCAATGAtgacctaaatttttttatactacggttaaatattaaaaaataatttattttaaaaaactattttccatgaattcacattttaaaagtaattaatttattttttgacgaACAAATTAACATGTATTAAACAAGtattaagttatttaaattcaatttccaaacttttcaattaatatatttcttaaacaagtattaagttattttatctaaaatttcaaaatgtatttcttttcacttatgtaatatatatacaagattATAAGTAGTCCATTAAAGAttacgcttttttttttttttttaataattgactCACCATTATAATTACTTGTGTCAAATCAACCGAATGCAAAATTAAATGTGTCAAACTAATTGAATGCAACGTTATAAATTGTGAATgaagtaattattttaaattatgtattgAAGTTTTTGCGAAatcaaaatcactttttttctaaaataaataattaaattgggACACCATgcttggttaatttttaaaactgagGTTAGCAGGAAGACGCGTGCTCCATTACATTGACTgccttgaaaatatatttatagaacaCTACTACCATATCAACAATATTCTGTGGGAACAAGAGTAAAATCAAGCCAAAATCAGATCTTTACTTCCTCCAAAAATAACAAGGACACTCAACTAGACACGCATGGTGTTCACAAAAGCAATATTCCTAGCCAAAACTTTCCAGTTTCAGCCCTTTAAACTGACACATGTCACCAATCATTAGCATAGAATCTATGCTTCTTTTGCAGTACCCACCATATGAACTTGTCATCGAGCTTTTGATGAATGATCTTAGGCAATCCAGCTTAATTCGTGCTTGGTTACCTCTGCTCCCAATTGAATCATAAATCGATGCCAACGACGACAGCCATGGACTTGGGAAGTTCTTTCAACACATTATTGTTGTTACAgcatgaaaacacaaaaaaattgtttccatATTGTATGAGAGAGATTGAGATATTGACGTCTTATTTGCATGGTACGGCTACATGTGGCCGACGAATCTATGAGCTCTTTACACCTGTGGTTATAAACTCAAGAGCTTTCACTTTCATGGATtcacatcaaaattcaatttctatCTATACGGCTGGTTCCTCGTATTTCAAAGGGAAACCAGTTCCCAAATCGAACGAACATGCTTGATTCAACACTCCCCGTGTCTCAAAACTCGTAGAAAGCGAGTGAATGGATCTAGAAGAATCCATCCAAATTATGTGGGGCTGAAGAGTAGGATAAGACGTGACACAGCATACCCACCTGGATGGGCAACTTGCTGCTATAATCTTCGAGGGGAAGTAAAGACTTTGCTAGGTAAAGTTGTACTGTTCTGGTATTGTTTTGGCGGGACACTCGAAAAgccatagaaagaaaacaaatttacataGTTTATATCGAAGTAGATTTTTTAAGCTATAGTGAACGGTGATTGTCCGAAAACCTGTACTTCTCAGCTGGTACCTACCCTGTGTTAGATGCCCACGTGACACATGAAGTTTGGGGATATTAATTCATGTGGTTTTCACTTGCCCAGAATCATGGATGAAGATGGGTAGCTAGGCATGATGATAATCTGGTAGAACGCAGCAGAAAACCATTTAGGGCCATCTACACGCACGCACGCACGAAAGAGAATGGCTATGGATGATTTGCTGTTATTTTGGGCCAAAATGACAGCAAATCATCTTCATGTACAGAAGGGATATCAGAATAGCATCAGCAATATTTTCCATATAACCATTAATTAAGTGCTATGGATTTTCCTTACTGCATGTGTCGTGAAAGTTTTTCATATCATTTCACAGTTAACTAATTTCTccataaaaacaagaaataaggtTGGTAACGAGTTTATTGtcgtggttgtggttttaaaaaatatattttataaaaaatacttttagttaaggttgatttgaaaaaatatatgtttggttaaaactatggttgaaattaaagttgaacaaaaagtagcttaatgtgtttggttaaaaaaaaatgattttcaaattgaggttataacataatatatatatatatatatatatatatatatatatattaatgatttttaattaaatattatagatttaactactgttattacatcatgaaataaataatattgatatcaaatatttttttattattctattaaactatatgcagtgtcatcacatacgaaatctattcaataaggactatattttccatggtttcttaagcacgcaacaacaaaaactgaatttttggctacgtcatcaagcgatctccttctaattttttgaataaaacacaattaaaaaaaaaataaaaactgaattttttttaactgggttggacccggcaagaacataattagaattgcgatcaaattccacaaatgctacgtcatcatgcgatatccttctaatttatatagtgttattaaataatattaaatactttttttcgagtaaaactcaattttttaaaaaacatttacaatttcattacgtacaaaattcattcgacaagaactacagttctatgattttttgagcgtgcaataaaattaggtaaaatattattagaaataaaattgagattacagtacgagtaaatttaattcatcttaaactattttttttaaaaaaaattattgttcacgttcacgtaaacagtgcgagtgaaatcaattaactgcactggtttttcaggaaaaaaaactaaacttttcatgtgaacagtgcgagtgaattaattcactcgcactggtttttcaaaaaaaaactgtgCACTTTAGTGAACAACGtgacagtggagcatggctccactattcactgaacagtggagccatgctccactattGTGGTTCCTCCCTaacgagaagcagcaaaatgctgcttctcaaaACCTGCAGCACAATCGTTGTTTTTAGTGGGTCCTACCAGCGTTCaacattttttccttcttaaccAAACGATATTATGTGTGGCTGCGGGTAAACCTCACCCGCAGCGACGTTACCAAACGGGCACGTAATACGGTACATAGATCATTGGTCAGCACATatcatatacttttttttaatatatatatatatatatatatatatatatatatatatatatatatatatatatatatatatatatataaagattgtgatattttataccatatcttttatttcttaatattaaaacaatgataTATTGAATTGATCTAGATCAACCATAACTAACTTGCAAAACCTATATTATGATATCGTGATGACCACATAGaagcaaagcaaaacaaattagaaaacacaatttcTAATTAgccaaaatattaaatgataaaaaaaataattaaaaaatagctcgAGTCACCCTAGTAAACCTGTTTAACTCGCGATCCAAGTCATGAGAACAAGATTATCCTatagaagattaaaaaaaaaaatcactaagcTTAGCTCTCAACCAATCCATTGTTGATAACAAgatcataaaagaaataatttgaaaaaaaagtaaaaaaataatctgagtCAATTTAGAAAATTCACGACCCGAGTTATGAAACCaggataacttaatagaaatcaaataaaaaaaattatgaattccaCTTCTCAACCAACTAAGATTGTGCTGGATCATGAGAACGAGATTACCTCacataaagcaaattaaaaacaaaaaaaaaaaacctatgaagctcaattttcaaccagttcattgttgaagaacaaaattagaaaagaaataattttaaaaaatgaaaaataaatctaagtCATCCCGGATTAACTTGGCAAACCCGCGACTGAGTCATGAGACcagaaaaacttaataaaaagcaaataagaaaaaaaccacaaaattaaattctcaactaaCCAAACCCACAACCTGAGTGATGAGAATAAGATTATTCAatggaaagcaaattaaaaaaagtatgaaaCATAGCTTTCAACCAACTCattgttaaaggatgaaatcagaaaagaaataatttaaaaaaaaacctgagtcaaaCTGGGTTAACCTAGAAAATCCGTGACCCGGGTCATGGACCGAGTTAACTTAATagcaatcaaattgaaaaaatttaggaagcttaattctcaaccaactaaatattgatggttgaaattaaaaataaacgaaccacaaaaaaaaaaaaacaatctgagACAACTTGACTAACCCTCTAAACTGTTACTCGGAAGACCAGCATAATCTTgtagagagaaaattaaaaataatcataaagcTTAATTCCCAACCTAACCCAATGTTAAAGAGTGAAACTGggaaaaaaagcaaattaaaaaaaataaaaaaactgagtcaacccTTCAAACTTGCGTCTAGATCATGaaaccaagataacctcatataaaagaaagtgaaaaacatttatgaagCTTAATCCCTAACCAATCAagttttaaaggataaaattaaaaaaaaaaagtttttaagaaAGGACCTAAAAAAGCTGACGTCAATTCAAGGTAACCTTCTAAATCCATGAACCAAGTCATGTGGCCGGAATTATCTCATAGAAGACAAACAAAAAACGATCACAGAGCTCAATCCCCAATTAATCCAATAATGAGGGATATTGAAATCAAACagtaaatccaattaaaaaaaaaaagaatccaaaacaaaataatcagcaattaaaagaaagataatcaaatttaacataaaaataaaatgacaagacCCCTTGCTATTTTGAAGAGAATAGACGTGAAAAATgaggagatgagagagaaaaaaaaagagaaattgtcACTCACTGCATTACTAGGTCGGTCTTGCCGAGACACTTCCAATGCTATTAAGAAAGACGACAccataaccatctaggtggtggtccagtggtaaaagcttgagatcaaaaggtttgctccctctgtggtctcaggttcgagccctgtggttgctcatatgatggccactggaggcttacatggtcgttaacttcaaggcccgtgggattagtcgaggtgcgcgaaagctggcccggacacccacgttaaactaaaaaagaaagacGACACCACTACACAAGAGGAAGCTGCACAAACTGCTAGGACACAATGACTTTCTTCATATGTTGGCGCGTGCAATGCAAGCACTAGGCTCTTTACCAATACCCATAGACCCGAGTCCtatttagtttcaaattttaccCCTTAAGCCTTAACACTATTAAAtccaatctcaaataaaatcaattttaaatgatcaaattgaaaaataaaaatcaagtaacTATAAAACATGGAGTTGATCTTTCTCTTGCACGAGCAATTCAGTCATTGATTCTTCCAAGAAAAAGATGTTgaatatttatctattattcaaatttaatccttataattttaaaattttcattttagtttttaaacttAGTATTAATCGAGTGACAAAAGTTAGATAACCAAACCTTTAAGTTTAATCTTAAAGACAACTTCaaagaaacaaattgaagaaaaaaaaaaaccactcgaTCTAGTAAAggcgcccccccccccctcccaggtttatttatttatttattattaatgttaatgtATTAGATTATGGAAATATAgagcctttttatttatttatttattattaatgttaacGTATTAGATTATGGAAATATAGAGCCATAAACGGTCTAATAAGAATTCAAAAATCACATCTCTCtataagaaaaaccataaaaatatatttagtatcAATTTAATAGATTCAATAATATTCCCTCTTAACTACAAAGATTAAGGAAACAAGgggatcaaaataaataactatcattattacccataaaaaaaaatgaaatgctaAATGAGGAAAACCCAAGGACAAAATATAGGCCTACTCTGCCTTTTCACATTATGGTGCAACATTTAGGGTCAGGTGGAAGGGGTGCTGGCGGTGCTGATGGAGCTTTACTGACTGGTgatggctgctgctgctgttgatgCTGTGGtagaggaggtggtggtggataCTGCTGTGGTGGTGGAGGCCATGGAGGCGGTGGCATTGTCCCTAGCAGAGGCGGTGGCATTGGATACGGATTTCTCCCATACAATTGTTGTTCTGGCCCTCTAAAGAAATGATATGGAATTGGAATTGGAATTGGAGGGTATGGTACCTCATGTGGATTATAAGGATTATCTCCATAAAATGAATAA is a window encoding:
- the LOC7487537 gene encoding uncharacterized protein LOC7487537 → MNRAKHPNLRVLSKLTESRILKKITQFLLSVSVFSLLLSNYSSGPSFLHSLYFYLSTVPVQLFTHTLDKNCIFLLCNGLLVFVARYSGLAPTIDDHQSFKKYEDATSESRMPVQQGDGSGLVENVDGFLQENIAVTKEDGFVNDNDHGRTEDREIEELIVGDREEKDDDKGDGGIGFLIIGKEGDHGSELSLQGHEEVESLNDEEFHATTQEEYQAEYYVDDGEENGVLSTQELNEKFEEFIRKTKEEIRTEAQQQYLVMAN